CGCAGCGGAAGCAGATGTTTACGATTTCGACGGAAACGCAACTCTGCATCGTCCTTTCCGCAATCATTGGGACATCGTGGTGATTCTCGCTGCCGTCCTGATCGCGGCCCTCACCTTCGGCATCTGGTTGCGCCATCGCCAGAATGAGCCTTACCGTCCCAAGGCTGGCCAGATCACAAATCATGCCTCTCCGCAGTTCACGGTCGCAAGAAGCGCGTATCCCAATACACCCGAAGATTCGAGCTTCGTAAAATTTCAATAATTTCCCGGATATTCACAACCCCGCTACTCCGAACGGGGATAGAATTTAGTCGTGGTTTTCCAGACCACGTGCCCTGCATCCCGGATTCTCGACGCGCGTTCTGGTTCAAATCACATCGGGAGGTTGGGTCATGTTGTCTAAATGCGCGAATCCTGATTGCGGAGCCACATTCCACTACTTGGGCGAAGGCAAACTGTACGAAATCAGGTTTGACCCCAACCATGGTCCGCAGCCATTCAAAATGTCTGCGGGTCGCGCCGAGCGCTTCTGGCTCTGTGACCAATGCTCAAACTTAATGACTCTGGCAGTGGACCCATCGAAAAAAGTCATTCTGATGCCACTGCCCGCACCGCAGCCCCAAGTCAAACGAGCCATTGCCTCCTAGCGAGTTCACAAACAAGCCTCATCAGCCTGCGCTCCGCGCGGGCTTTTCCGTTTGTGCCTTCTTTGCTTGGGCATGCGAGCAGTATGCGGTTCAGCCGATCTTCGGTTTCCAGCATCGTACTTCAGTTCACTCGATCTGCTCGTCTTTGGTTCTAGTAAATCCGGCGTTACCGTCTTGACTTACCCAAAAACCTTGTCATACTTCTCCACCCACAGCCTCTCTGAATCCGCGACTCGCAGTCGCGCTCCCTCGTCGCTGAGGCTGTGAATCGAGCGTGGGGCTCGACCGGACCAACAATTAATTTCTGCACATGCGAAACCGCCGCTGGAGTATTCGGCCGCATAAGTTTGTTCGAATCTTGGGAGGTCCAAAATGGCGAGTTCTTCGAAGATGCCGACAATGCCCAGAATCCTCGCGATCCTGTTCACCCTTACGTTCCTGACTGCCTTCTCATTCGCCGGCGACAAAAAAACCGTTACCGGTCCCGAGGTGATACAGCCGCTGGGTTTCACCGTCTCGCCGCCAGTGCGTAACATGCCGCCCTCGGCGCACCACGCCGGAGAACTCAAGGAAGAGAAGCCTCTGCGCCATCCTCCCGTGCCCTCCCGTACCACGACGTTGTCAGATCCGGTTGTGCAGGCCTCGACCCCGACGGCTCTCGCAGCTACCGGTCTCTCGCAATGGGAGGGATTGGGTTATGACTTCCCCAACTTCACAATCGTCGGCGTCCCGCCAGACACCAACATGGCCGTAGGACCAAACAACATAGTTCAGTGGGTGAACGGCGGCTTCGCCGTATTCGACAAGACCGGCCACAGTCTCTACTCCGTTGATGACAGCACGTTTTGGGGAAACTCGACTTGTAACCAACTCGGAGGATACAGCGATCCCATCATTCAGTATGACAAGGTCGCCGATCGTTGGATCGTCGGCGAAGTGGCGATTCCTCTTTGGCCCGGCCTCATCGGTCAATTCGCCCAGTGCCTCGCGGTGTCCACCACAAATGATCCTTCCGGCTCCTACTACATGTGGGGTTACGGCTTCGGCACCAATCTCAATGACTATCCCAAGATCGGCCTCTGGCCCGACGCTTACTACATCACCTGGAACATCTTCGACTACAACAGCGGAAATTTCCTCTATGCCGAGGACTGCGCATGGAATCGCAGTGACGCAATAAACGGTGCCTCAGCCCCCGGCCTCGTCTGCTTCCATCTTCCTGCTCCAACTCAAACCGACACTTACGCCAGCGAACTCCCCGCCGACTGGGACGGCAGCACCGCGCCCCCCACTGGATCACCGAATTATGTCATGGACGTCGACACCGGAACCGGTGAGCTGCACCTATGGAAATTTCACGTAGACTTCGCGAACGTAAACAATTCTACGTTTACCGGCCCCATCGTCATTTCTAATGTCGCCGCATTCACATCGCCCTGTCTTGCGACGCAAGACTGCATCTCTCAACCGGGCACCACGCAGAAACTCGATGCGCTCGCCGACCGCCTCATGTATCGCCTCGCCTATCGCAACTTCGGCGATCACGAATCGCTCGTTCTCAACCACTCCGTAATCGTGAACGACGCGACCGGCAACCGTGTGGGTGTGCGCTGGTATGAAGTGCGATCACCCGGCGGCACTCCGGCCATCTTCCAGCAGGGAACCTTCGCGCCCGACACCGACAATCGCTGGATGGCGAGCATCGCGCAGGATCAGTCCGGCAACATCGCCGTTGGCTACACTGTTTCAAGCGCTGCGACCTACCCGTCCATCCGCTACACCGGCCGCGAAACGGCGGATACACTCGGAACTCTTCAAGCCGAAACTACCATGATCCCCGGCGCCGGATACCAAAGCTCCTATAACCGCTGGGGCGACTACTCCGCCATGCGCATCGATCCCACCGACGACTGCACCTTCTGGTACACCACCGAATACCAGAAGGACAATCAGCCCGGGAACTGGTACACCCGCATTGGCTCGTTCAAATTTCCGTCTTGCGGACAGACCCTGACGAGTACAACAACAACCCTGACTTCCTCCTTAAATCCTTCCGTCTTCGGCAATAGCGTCACCTTCACCGCAACCGTCTTGCCGAACGCCGGCACCGGAACTGTGACGTTCTACGACGGCAATACGTCCCTCGGAACCGTCGCGATGAGCAACGGTTCAGCATCCCTCCAGACCTCTAGCCTTTCCGTGGGGAGCCACCAGATCAGCGCCACATACGGCGGCGATTCGACCTACGCATCGAGCACTTCGAACACCGTCACGCAAACCGTGAATAGTGTTACGGCTGCGGCCACATCTACGACCATCACGGGCTCGTCACCAAATCCATCGATCTATGGACAGTCCGTCACGTTTACTGCA
This is a stretch of genomic DNA from Terriglobia bacterium. It encodes these proteins:
- a CDS encoding Ig-like domain-containing protein, with the protein product MASSSKMPTMPRILAILFTLTFLTAFSFAGDKKTVTGPEVIQPLGFTVSPPVRNMPPSAHHAGELKEEKPLRHPPVPSRTTTLSDPVVQASTPTALAATGLSQWEGLGYDFPNFTIVGVPPDTNMAVGPNNIVQWVNGGFAVFDKTGHSLYSVDDSTFWGNSTCNQLGGYSDPIIQYDKVADRWIVGEVAIPLWPGLIGQFAQCLAVSTTNDPSGSYYMWGYGFGTNLNDYPKIGLWPDAYYITWNIFDYNSGNFLYAEDCAWNRSDAINGASAPGLVCFHLPAPTQTDTYASELPADWDGSTAPPTGSPNYVMDVDTGTGELHLWKFHVDFANVNNSTFTGPIVISNVAAFTSPCLATQDCISQPGTTQKLDALADRLMYRLAYRNFGDHESLVLNHSVIVNDATGNRVGVRWYEVRSPGGTPAIFQQGTFAPDTDNRWMASIAQDQSGNIAVGYTVSSAATYPSIRYTGRETADTLGTLQAETTMIPGAGYQSSYNRWGDYSAMRIDPTDDCTFWYTTEYQKDNQPGNWYTRIGSFKFPSCGQTLTSTTTTLTSSLNPSVFGNSVTFTATVLPNAGTGTVTFYDGNTSLGTVAMSNGSASLQTSSLSVGSHQISATYGGDSTYASSTSNTVTQTVNSVTAAATSTTITGSSPNPSIYGQSVTFTAQVSASGTPTGTVNFYDGTTLLGSSLLNGSGAATFSTSALAAGTHNTITAAYAGSTNFAASASANFTQTVNQASTATTLTSNKNPANHRQAITFTATLSPSAATGYVTFYDNNGSTQLSGPVALSGGKASFSAKLSSGTHSITAVFTDPNNNYNTSTSPVLSEVVR